The genomic window ATCATTTTTAAGTTCCGTGGCTACGGCTATGCAACTGAAAATGATTTTAATTAAGTAAAAAATACCTATTTTTCGCTTCAATCAGAAAAATTTAAACCACTTCAATTTTTAAATTAAAACAAATACATAATGGCAATTATTAAAGTTATTGAAGTACTGGCTAATTCTAAAGAAAGCTGGGAAGATGCAACAAAAAATGCAATACAACAGGCATCTAAATCTGTAAAAAATATAAGGTCTGCTTACGTAGCAGAACAAAGTGTCGTAGTTAATGACGATCAAGTAACTGAATTTAGAGTAAACTTAAAACTTTCTTTTGAAGTTAAATAAGTAAGTAAATCTTCGGTTAAATTAATTCTACTAAATAGTCTTTAAAGCTTAAATTTTAAAGACTATTTTTAGTTTACAAAAAATACTTTTCCACTAGAAAAATAGAAGTATTCTCAAATTTATAATTTAGGGTATATATGCCAATGGAATTTCTAGAAAAAATCTTAAAACACATACTGCAACAATTATAACTAATGGAGTAAATTAGTTATAGATTCAATAGATGATATTTAATAAAAAATTAGTATTTCATAAATAAATGCACCAAAAAATATAGTATATTTATAAATAGAGTTATAATTATACTATATTATTAATAGCTATCACATTTAAAACTATTAAATGTGATATCAAAGTAATGAATATTTTAAAAAGTATCTTTTACGTGTAAATCATACTTTCATCTATAAAAAGTGTATTATATCGATGTTTTATTACTTTAAAACCTTATAATTTATACGACTTTTTATTATTAATAGGATTGAAATACTTATATATTTTTATGTAACTACTTAATTTTCAAAACATAAATAACTTAAACATTATAGCATATAATTAGAGCATTCTAACGTAAATCAAGAATTCGTTAATAAATGTTGCTTATTTGTATTAAATCACTGATTAATCGATAAAAATTAAATTAAAACGACGGTTCTACCGTAATTTTTACTATTTTTACTAAACCAATAAATTTCAAAATCTACAGCTATGAGAAAAATATTACTTTTACCTTTTGTATGTATAGTTCAGATTGTCGTAGCTCAATTACCCCAATCTTTGATAGAACCAACAAAGAAAGTGGTTATGTTTGAAGAGTACGAAGGATCTATTTATAACAGTTTAAAATTTTCGAATGCTAGTGTAATTGACG from Aquimarina sp. ERC-38 includes these protein-coding regions:
- a CDS encoding dodecin family protein produces the protein MAIIKVIEVLANSKESWEDATKNAIQQASKSVKNIRSAYVAEQSVVVNDDQVTEFRVNLKLSFEVK